The Acetonema longum DSM 6540 genomic interval GCTGATATAAAAGAAGATCTTGATGATATAAGCCGCCGATATTAAAAGCGCCAATACGGCTATCCGCTTAAGGCTGATCACGTTTGGCCGCTGAAAGGGATTGTGTTCGTTGATTCTGAGAAAGATTTGCCGCAGTTCGAAAACCATGCCCAGCCCCAGCAGGCCAGTCCCGAACAAAAAAACGAGCAAAAACCAATAGTTTTCACCCGACGTCCATATTGTGTTTTCGAAACCCCGCTTAAGGGCGAACGGCAAGCCGGCAACAGAAGCCGCCCCAACGGCAAGAACGATATCCAGCAGATATTTTACGGCGCCGGAAACGCCTTTTTCGCTAACAATTTGCACGATAGTAACCTCCCCGCTTTGTTCATGTCTTTATTTTACACCAGGAGAATTATGAATTTCAATATATTTTTATTGTTAATCGATAAAAATATATTGAAATTCATTATATCGAAAAAGACAGCGGCGAGGCGGATCATCCGCGTTGAAGCCGCCGGGACGCAGATCCCGGCAGTGCAGGGAACCAAACCTTTTTTTGAATTCGTACGCATATCGATAGCACAGCGCCACGATTTCGATTGCAAGACAGTCACAGTACATCTTGAAGGCGTAGACCTGCGGCAATAGGCGGGCGCTTAAAATGAAAAGGCGGCGATACACCAGTACTTTAGCTGATGTATCGCCGCCTCGGCTTTGAGGGTTTTCTACTCTTTTTGCCTTTCCCGGAACGCCCGGTCCATCTCCCGCTTAGCATCCCGTTCGGCGATATCGTCCCGCTTGTCGTAAAGTTTTTTGCCGGTAGCCAGGGCCAGGTCCACCTTGACCTTGCCCCGGCTGAAATATAGCTTAAGGGGAACCAGGGCATAGCCTTTTTCCCGTACCTTGCCGATGAGCTTGTTGATTTCAAACCGGTGCAGGAGCAGTTTGCGGGTGCGCAGCGGCTCATGGTTGAAGCGGTTGCCCTGTTCATAAGGACTGATATGCAGATTGTGGAGAAACACTTCGCTATTCTCCACCCTGGCATAACTGTCTTTTAAGTTGGCCTTGCCGGCCCTCAGTGATTTTACTTCCGTGCCGGTCAGTACGATACCGGCCTCATAGGTTTCATGGATATGGTAGTCGTGTCTGGCTTTGCGGTTTTCCGCCGCGATTTTGATTGCTTTAGGGGCTTTATCCACCGCTCTCACCTCCTCGGGGACTCCTCTGCGTCACTTCTCTAATTGTGCGCAATCAGCTCTGAAAGCATCTTTCCCGCAACAACATTGTACTGTATATGATAGCGAAACTTTGGCAATCCGTCAATTTTTAATAATTTTGCAGGATGGCTTTGACTTCGTCATGAGTGGCGCAGTCTAAAATGCGAGATACCAGGGAGTCAGCCTCGCCGGGGGCAAAGGGCAACCCGGCCAGTTTGCGGCGGACTTTGGGCAGTTGTCCGGGAGCCATGCTGAGTTCGTCAATGCCTAAGGCCGCGAAAAATGGGGGCAGCAGCGGATCACCGCCGGCCTCGCCGCAGATGCCGGTCCAGACTCCCCTGGCTTTAGCGGCTTGACTGACGCGGGCGATCAGTCCCAGCACCGCCGGATGATAGGGTTGATTCAGAGAGGCCAAGGCACTATTCTCCCGGTCTACCGCCAGGGTATACTGAGTCAGGTCATTGGTGCCAATGCTGAAAAAGTCCACTTCCTCCGCCAGTTTGTCCGCTATCCAGGCGGCCGAAGGGATTTCGATCATTATTCCCACCTGCAGGCTGCCCACCGGATAACCGTTAGTCAGTACCGCCTGCCGGGCTTGCTCCAGATAATCTTTGGCCTGACGCAGTTCTTCCCGGGCGGCAATCATCGGAAACATAACCGCTGCAGGACCAGCCGCCGAAGCCCTCCAGATAGCCCGGAGCTGGGTCATAAGCAACTCCGGCCGTTCAAAACAAAGCCTGAGAGCCCGTACCCCCAGAAAAGGATTGGATTCCCTGGGCAGGTTCAAAGCCGGCGCCTGTTTGTCGCCGCCGATGTCCAGGGTGCGGATGATCGTAAGATGGGGGGAACAGGCGGCGATGACTTGTCGATAGGCCTCAGTTTGTTCTTCTTCACTGGGCAGTGTATTACCCATAAATAAAAATTCCGTGCGGTAGAGTCCGATTCCCTGACCCTGAAATTTCTCGACAAAAGGCAGGTCTGTCGGACTGCCGATATTGGCCGCCAAAACAAACTGCTTCAGCCAGGGGGAATCCTCACCCGCTTTGTCTTCCACAGCCTGCAGGCCTTCATTTTTTCCAGCCTGCAGGGCGTATTCCGCCGCTTCGACAGGTTCTACCCAGCCTTCTTCGCCGTCCAGGCGGGCGGCAAAAAGACCGGCTAGTTCCTGCCATGATTGGGACAGGCCAATTACAGCCGGAATGCCGTAGGTGCGGGCCAGAATGGCGGCATGGGAAGTCTTCCCCCCTTTTTGCACAATGAAACCCGCCACCCGGTCTTTGGGCAAGGCGATGGTCTGGGCCGGAGTCAATTCCGGAGCAACAACAATATAGTCACCTATTGCCGGGAAATGGGCCTGACCCTTGCTGCCTGTCAAATGTTCCAGGATCTGCCGGGCCACGTCTTTGACATCGGTAGCCCGTTCCCGGAAATACTCGTCATCCAGGCTTTCCAGCATGGCCACCGATTCTGCCGTTACATCCGTTACAGCCTTCCGGGCCGTAATGCTGAAGGAAGCGATCCGGGACCGGGCTTCCCCGATGAAAGCCGGATCATCCAGCAGGGCGGCATGAGCGGCAAAAATCTGGGCAACCTTTTCTCCCTGTTCGTTTTTTACCTGGGCCTCTAAGGCCAGCAACGCCTGCCGGGTTTTTTCTACCGCCTCGGCCAGGCGGTGTTGTTCAGCGGTAAAGTCAACCGGGCCTTCTGCTTCAATGCTGAATTCGTTCTGGGATGCCGGTGGCTCCATGACCCATACTTTGGCCAAGGCCAGGCCGGCTGATGCGCCGATTCCCTGCCAACGGTTTTTGATAGCGGCTACTGCCATATTTTCTCTTCTCCCTCCGGTTCTATTTCAGGTCTTTCCGGTCATCATCCGGAATTTACAAAGACGGCGGCTTGATCTGATCCTGCTTTGCCGCCTTTTTGCCCTGAATCAGGGCTTTTATTTTATGCCGTCCCAGCCATACCAGAGCCCCAAGCACGATCAGAGGCAACAGCCCGATAGCGAAAACGATCGTGCCCAGCACAGTCTCTCCGGCCATTTCCATTCCCTCATTCAATGCGCCGATGAGCTTGCCGCCAAAACCGGGGGCAGCCGTCAGGCTTACTTCACGAATGGTAAGATGGATGGTCGACATTTCAATCCGATTATTCATAGCCTTCAGCTTAGCCTGGGCCGACTCCAGCTGAGTGCGGACCCGGGTCAGTTCATTCTCCACCTTGAGGATCTCATCCACAGTGGCGGCCCGGTTTAAAATCTCCCGCAGGCGGACTTCCTGACGTCGCATATTCTCCAGGCGGGCATTAACATCAATATATTCTTCTGTAACATCCTGGGCCGAAATATTTTTATGCCGCACAACGCAATTAGGCAGGCTGCTGACAGCATCCACTGTTTCCTTCAGTTTTCCCTGGGGGATCCGCAGGGTGTACGCGCCGTGGCGCAAGCCGCTGCCGGTCAGGCTGATGTTGATATTGTTAACATCCCCCTGGCGTTCGGCGATCAGAGCCAGAACCATCTTTTCCAGATCTTCCGGCTTACTGGTCTCAAGACCAAGGGTGGCTGATTCGATGATTTTTTTCTCCACTTCAGCCTGCGGGGAGACCCCTCCCCGGTTATCCGCCGCGGTTGCCGCAATTTTCTTCTGGTCTATCTTCTGATCCACCGGACGAGCAGGAGCACTTTCATCTTTTATGCCGGGATTCGCACTGCAGCCCAACAAGATTGCCATCAGGAGCATGATTGCCGCACCGGCGATTCCCGTGCGCAAACGAATATTCATGCTGCAACCCCCTGTTATTTTTTCGGTTTACGCCCCGCTTTGCTTTTGGCTTTTTTTGCTTTATCGGCTTTAACCGGCGCAGACTCGGTCTTATGGCTCTGATTGGCCTGTTTATCTGATTTGCCGGTTTGACCTGTTTTTCCTATTTTACCTTTTTTACTTTTTTCGCCTCTGCCTCTGGTTTTTTTCTCCGCCGGCAGACTGCGCTGGTTGCGCGCCGTTTCAGATGTCAGGGCAAAATCAATGGTGCGGGTTTCCTGGTTGACTTTGATTACCTTAATCTGAACCGGATCGCCCAAACGGTATATTTTTCGGCTGCGTTCACCGATCAGGGCATATTGATCCTCTATATATTGATAATAGTCATCATCCATGGAAGATACGTGGACCAGTCCCTCCACGCCATTTTCCAGTTCGATAAACAGGCCGAAGGCTGTAACCCCGCTGATAATGCCGGGATATTCCTCGCCCACAAACTGTTCCATGTATTCGACTTTCTTTAAATCCACCGATTCCCGTTCGGCTTCAGCCGCCGCCCTCTCCCGCTCCGAGGAATGAAAGGCGATTTCCGGCAGGATTTCCTCCAGCTTTTTGCGGCGCTTAGGAGTCAGGCCTCCGGTTTTCAGGGTTTCATGCACCAGTCGATGCACGATTAAATCCGGATAACGGCGGATCGGCGAAGTAAAATGAGTGTAATACTCGGCAGCCAGCCCAAAATGGCCTAAGTTGTCGGCTTCATAGCGAGCCTGTTTCATAGACCGCAGCACAATGGTAGAAATAATCTTTTCCTCAGGGGTGCCGGCAATTTTTTGCAAGACTTTTTGCAGGGCCATAGGCTCCACTTCTTCGGTATTGACCAGCTTCAGGTCAAAGTTGTGAAGCAGCACGTTCAGCCTGGTTATTTTCTCACTTTCCGGTTCCTCGTGAATACGGTAAAGAGAAGGAATTTTCAGATTCGACAAGTGCTCGGCTACCGCTTCATTGGCGGCCAGCATAAATTCCTCAATAATTGACTCGGCAATAGTACGAACCCGCTTCACCAGTTCCAGGGGTTTTCCCTTCTCATCCAGCTTAACCTTGATCTCGGGAAAATCAAAGTCAATGGCGCCGCGGCGCATCCGTTTATCACGCAAAATGCGGCACAAGCGTTCCATCTCCTCCAGATGAGCCACCTGATGCCGGTATTGGTTCCTCAGTTCGCTTTCCGGTTCGGTCAGAATACTCCGGACGACGGTGTAGGTCAGGCGGTCCTTGACCCGGATAACGGCGGGAAACAACTCATAGTGCACCACTTGTCCCCGTTCATTGATCTCCATATGAATTGACAGGCCCAACCGGTCCTGACCGGCATTCAGGCTGCAGATGCCGTTGGAGAGACGGGGCGGCAGCATGGGCAGGACCCGGTCCACCATATAAACGCTGGTGCCCCGTTGGCGGGCCTCCTTGTCCAGCGCCAGGCCTTCCCGGACGTAATGGCTGACATCGGCAATGTATACGCCCAGAAGGTAGTTGCCATTGGACTGCCGTTCCACATATACGGCATCATCCAAATCCTTGGCATCCTCACCGTCAATGGTAACAATGGGTAAATGCCGCAGGTCCCGCCTTCCGGAAATTTCTTCCGGGCTGATTGTTTCCGGCGCCTCAGAAGCTGCCCGTAATACCGGTTTGGGGAAATCCTCGGACAGATTGTGCCGCTTTAAAATGGACAGGACTTCAATACCGGGATCGCCGGACTTGCCAAGGATTTCGACGATTTTCCCCTCGGCGCTTTTGTGTTTTTCCGGCCACTTGACAATCTCGGCAACCACTTTCATGCCGCTTTTGGCGCTGCCGGCCTCGTCTTTAGGAATAAAAATGTCGTTGGTAATGCGGATGTCATCAGGGATCACGAAACCAAAATTCCGGCTGGATTCAAAGGTTCCGACAATTCGCTGATTGGCCCGTTCTACAATGCGGATGACTTCCCCTTCCCGCTTTTTATCCGGCCCGGTTTTATGGGTGTGAACCCGGGCGACGACCCGGTCATTGTGCATGGCGGAAGCCAGTGAACCGGATGAAATAAATACATCCGGCTCATCGGGATTTTCCGAAATGACAAAGCCAAACCCCTTGTGATTAATCGCCAGCCTGCCTACCACCAGGTTCATCTTTTCCGGCAGACCGTATTTGCCGTAGCGGGTCTTGATGACACCGGCATCGGCTTCCAGCCGGCCAAGCTCGGCAAAGAACGCATTGAGTTCTTTGCCGCTAACCTGCATCTGGGCCGCCAGATCGTCGGCCAGCAGCGGTCGGTAAGCCTCGTGCCGCATAAAGGTCAATATTTTTTCCTTTAAATCCATAAATTAATTCACATCCTCAAACAATCGCAAGTATCGCCTTGCCTTCGGCAGTGACGGTTCCATCGGGCAGGGAAATTTCGCCGGCCATCTCGTACATCGTTCTTTTCTGGCCCACGATCCGTCCCTGGATCTTTAATTCCCGGCCAATGGGAGTAGGCGCCCGGAAACGCACTTCCAGCTTGGCGGTAACGGCATAAAGCCCCTTGGAGTAAAGATAACCGCCCATAATTTCATCCAACAGGGTGCTGACCAAACCGCCATGCATGACGCCGTCATAGCTTTGATGCTCCGGCCCGGGGGTAAATCTGGCTACATATGTATCATTCTCCTCCCGGAAAGTCAGTTTTAACCCGATCGGATTTTTCGGTCCGCAGGCAAAACAATGTTGGTTGCGATCTTCTGTATTTGTATTCATTGTTTATTTTCTCCTCTGGCAGATCATCTCAGTCATTGAATTGGATTGAATTCATTCCGGGTTCCGGTTCGGATAAGAAAGAGGCTATTGCCGTAAAAACGGTATGGCGTTCATTGTCCAGCGTCACGATATGGCCGGAACGGGTCAGCCAGACAATCTTTTTTTCTCTGCTGCCAGCCCGCTCCAGGATATGGACGGCGCTGCGGGGGCATACCGTATGTTCCGCTTTAGACTGCACAATCAGCAAAGGGGCTGTTAACCGGGGCAGCACAGTATCCACCTGCCCAATAAGATCCAGAAGGCTGGCCAGGCTGGTCAAAGGCGTCCGGTCATAGCCCACGCTATAAATAGGATCCACGTTCAGAGGGCGGCGGCGTTTGGGAACATACTGCCGCACCACCCGGTACAGGGGCAGCCATTTCAGGCGTTTGTCGGCAATATAGATCGGCGCGCTCAGGGCAGTCACGGTTTTCACCGGATATTCCGCCGCCAGTTTAAGAGCCAGGAGCCCTCCCATGGAAAGGCCCGCCACCGAAACCTCCCGGCATAGACCCCGTAAGACATGATAGGCGTCTTCTACCGCTCCGTACCAATCCATCCAGCGGGTCTGGGCCATGTGAGACGGGCTGGTTCCATGACCAGGCAACCGCGGGGCCAATACCGTATAGCCTTCTTTCTGCAGGCTTTCTCCCAACAAGCGCATTTCCGAGGGAGAACCGGTGAAACCATGCACCAGCAGGATGCCATGCTCGCCTCCCGGCAGCAGGAAAGGCTCTGCGCCTTTTAAGATGGCCAAGCTTGTCCCTCCTACCCGCTATGGTTATTTTTAGCTTTTATGGCTTCATTATAGCGGTTATCGGCTGTAAAGTCAAAAAACGCCGGGCTTCCCCGGCGCTTTTCAAATGTTATGTTAATGAAGGTAAGATTTTGGGGGAGATGATTTTCGCAGCCCGTATATATGGAAAAATCGGCGAAAAATCGCCGATTTTGCGAATCTGAAACTGGAGAATCTCATCTCCGCATAAATCTATTGGGTCATCCTGACTAAAACCAGGGTAACCGCAGCAAACAAAATACCAATCACCATTGTCGCCTTGGCTAACAATTCGTCAAGCCCTTTGCGCTTACCGCCAAACAGCGTTTCAGCGCCGCCGGCGATGGAGCCGGACATGCCGGCGCTTTTGCCGGACTGGAGCACGACTACGCCAATCAGGGCAATCGCCAGAATGGCATCAAGGATCATCAATGCTGTAACCACTTTACCTAACACCCCCACCCACTTGTACCATAACATTGTATCACAGCATACCATAAATGAGCAATTATTTTCATTATATACTGATAGTATTGTTTCAGTCTTCAAAAAAAATTATGCCCACATCCGGTTTTACATAAACAAGCCGGGCAATCCTTGAGTTGCCCGGCTTGTCTGTCCGCTAATAACGGGATATGCGGATTATTTTTTGAGATTGTAGAAAACTTCCCGTCCCCGGTATTGGGCCAAGGGCCCCAGTTCTTCCTCAATGCGCAGGAGCTGGTTGTATTTGGCGACCCGGTCGGTGCGGGCCGGCGCCCCGGTTTTGATTTGTCCGGCATTGACAGCCACGGCAATGTCGGCAATGGTGGCGTCTTCGGTTTCCCCCGACCGGTGGGAGATGACGCAGGTATAGCCGGCCCGTTTGGCCATTTCAATGGCATCGAAGGTCTCGGTCAGGCTCCCGATCTGGTTGACTTTGACCAGAATGGAGTTAGCAATGCCCTCCTTGATACCCCGGCTTAGACGGGTGGTATTGGTGACAAACAGGTCGTCGCCTACCAGCTGGATCTTGCCGCCCAGCCGCTTGGTCAACAGGGCCCAGCCTTCCCAGTCGTCTTCGGCCAGACCGTCTTCCAGGGAAATGATCGGGTATTTTTCGGCCAGTTGGGCATAGTATTCTACCATCTGCTCCGGAGTCTTGACCACTCCTTCGCCGGCCAGATTATACTTGCCGTCCTGATAGAATTCGGTGCTGGCGGCGTCAATGGCCAGGAATATCTGCTCGCCCGGCTTATAGCCGGCTTTTTCCACGGCGCTCAGGATTACCTGAATGGCTTCCTCGTTGGAGGCCAGATTCGGGGCAAAGCCGCCTTCATCGCCAATAGCGGTGGCCAGTCCCCGGTCCTTTAATACTTTTTTCAGGGAATGATAAATTTCGGCGTTCATGCGCAAAGCTTCGGCGAAAGACTTAGCTCCCACCGGCATGATCATGAATTCCTGGATATCCACATTATTGTCGGCATGCTTGCCGCCATTGAGGATGTTCATCATCGGCACCGGCAGCTGTTTGGCGTTAATGCCGCCCAGGTACTGGTACAGGGACATGCCTAAAGAGCCAGCGGCAGCCTTAGCCACTGCCATGGATACTCCCAGGATGGCGTTAGCCCCCAGTTTGGCCTTATTGGGAGTGCCGTCCAGTTCCAGCATGGCCTGGTCCACCCCGATCTGATCCAGAGCATCCATGCCGACGATTTCCGGAGCAATGAGGCTATTCACATTGTCTACGGCTTTCAGTACGCCTTTGCCCAGGTAGCGGCTTTTGTCATCATCCCGCAGTTCTATGGCCTCGTAAGCGCCGGTAGAGGCGCCGGAGGGAACGGCCGCCCGTCCCATGGTGCCGTCTTCCAGCAACACATCCACTTCTACGGTAGGATTGCCGCGGGAATCCATGATTTCACGGGCAAAAATATCAGTAATCGTTGTCATTGTATCTCCTCCTGATATGTAATTTTTCAACCTGGGTTCTGGTGCAAAACCCATCTGCAGCCTCGAAACCGTGACCGTTCAAAAGGTCCAGATGCATCAAGGGGACGGTTCTTTTGATGCGATACTGCCTCTATCATTTCTGTGGGGTGTTACCCTGCACGATTAGGCTCGTGCCGCTCATGTCCGCCGGCTCTGCGATGCCGGCCAATTCCAGGATCGTAGGCGCGATGTCGGCCAACATGCCGTCAGGACGCAGCTTGCGGCCCCGGTGCATCTCCGAAACCAGGATCACGGGCACTGCATTGGTGGTATGAGCCGTATAGGGCTCGCCGGTTTCAGGATCCGTCATCATTTCGGCATTGCCGTGGTCAGCGGTAATCAGGGTGATTCCGCCCCTGTCCCGCATGGCGTCCACCACCTTGCCTACGCAAAGGTCCACTGTGGCCACCGCTTTGACAGCAGCCTCCAGCTTGCCGGTATGGCCCACCATATCGCAGTTGGCGAAGTTTAGGATAATAAGATCATATTTGCCGGCGCGAATATCCTCCAGGACCTTTTCCGTCACCTCGGAGGCGCTCATTTCCGGCTGAAGGTCGTAAGTGGCCACCTTGGGCGATGGAATCAGCTGCCGGTCTTCCCCTTCAAACGGCTGTTCTTCGCCGCCGTTGAAAAAATAGGTCACATGGGCGTATTTCTCAGTCTCAGCGATGCGCAGCTGCCGCAGGCCCTGACGGCTGAAGATTTCTCCCAGGGTATTTTTTAAAAGCTGCGGCTTATAGGCTACCGGCACATCCAGGGTCTCGTCATACTGGGTCATGGTGGCGAAATGGACCGGGAAAAAGCCCTGACGGCGTTTGAACCCGTCAAATCCTTCGTCCACAAACACTCTGGTCAGCTGCCGGGCCCGGTCAGGCCGGAAGTTGAAAAAGATGACGCCGTCGCCGGCCTTGATTTGGCAGTCGCCGCAGCCGTCAATCACCGTAGGCAGGACAAACTCATCGGTTTCGCCCCGCTGGTAGGCCTGTTGGATGGCCTCGACAGCGCTGCCGGCATGCAAGCCTTCCCGGCATACCAGGGCATCATAGGCTTTTTCCACTCGCTCCCAGCGTTTGTCCCGGTCCATAGCATAATAGCGGCCGGAAATGGTAGCGATACGCCCCAGGCCGATCCGGGCCATGGCCGTTTCCAGGCGGCCGGTATATGTCTGTGCCACAGACGGCGGCACATCCCGGCCGTCGAGGAAAGCATGGACATACACTTGCTTCAGGCCTTTTTGTTTGGCCAGTTCCAGCAAAGCGATCAGGTGCTCGATATGGCTGTGAACGCCTCCGTCAGACAGCAGACCCATCAGGTGCAAAGCGCCATGACCGGCTTGGGTCTGGTCCATAGTGCCGCACAGCACCGGATTGGCAAAGAAATCGCCGTCCCGGATGGCTTTTGAGATCCGGGTCAGCTCCTGATATACAATGCGCCCGGCGCCGATATTCAGGTGTCCCACCTCGGAGTTTCCCATCTGGCCGGCAGGCAGGCCTACCGCCTCGCCGGAGCAGGCCAGGGAGGCCGAAGGATAGAGTTCGGACAACAGAGTCACATGGGGCGTACCGGCGTGGACGATAGCATTGCTGGGATCATCCTTTCTGCCAATGCCCCATCCGTCCATAATCACCAGCGCAATGGGATGCTGTAGTGTACTCATTTTGCAACAGACTCCTAACGATAATTTATAATTTTGGCGAAAGCTGCTGCGTCCAAACTGGCGCCGCCTACCAGTGCGCCGTCGATATCGGGCTGGTCCATGAGCTCGGCAATATTGTCGGCTTTCACGCTGCCCCCGTATTGAATGCGTACTTTCGCGGCGCTGTCCTGCCCGAATATTCCGGCCACCGTGCGGCGGATAAAAGCGCAGACGCCGTTGGCGTCCTGGGCCGAGGCCGTCCGTCCGGTACCGATGGCCCAAACCGGCTCATAGGCGATGACCAGTTGGGTGACCTGCCCGGACTCCAGGCCCTCTAAGCCGCCTTTCACCTGCCGGCCCACTACCGCTTCGGTCTGACCGGCTTCCCGTTCCTCCAGGGTTTCCCCTACGCACAGAATCGGCGTCAGAC includes:
- a CDS encoding PaaI family thioesterase codes for the protein MNTNTEDRNQHCFACGPKNPIGLKLTFREENDTYVARFTPGPEHQSYDGVMHGGLVSTLLDEIMGGYLYSKGLYAVTAKLEVRFRAPTPIGRELKIQGRIVGQKRTMYEMAGEISLPDGTVTAEGKAILAIV
- the gpmI gene encoding 2,3-bisphosphoglycerate-independent phosphoglycerate mutase, with product MSTLQHPIALVIMDGWGIGRKDDPSNAIVHAGTPHVTLLSELYPSASLACSGEAVGLPAGQMGNSEVGHLNIGAGRIVYQELTRISKAIRDGDFFANPVLCGTMDQTQAGHGALHLMGLLSDGGVHSHIEHLIALLELAKQKGLKQVYVHAFLDGRDVPPSVAQTYTGRLETAMARIGLGRIATISGRYYAMDRDKRWERVEKAYDALVCREGLHAGSAVEAIQQAYQRGETDEFVLPTVIDGCGDCQIKAGDGVIFFNFRPDRARQLTRVFVDEGFDGFKRRQGFFPVHFATMTQYDETLDVPVAYKPQLLKNTLGEIFSRQGLRQLRIAETEKYAHVTYFFNGGEEQPFEGEDRQLIPSPKVATYDLQPEMSASEVTEKVLEDIRAGKYDLIILNFANCDMVGHTGKLEAAVKAVATVDLCVGKVVDAMRDRGGITLITADHGNAEMMTDPETGEPYTAHTTNAVPVILVSEMHRGRKLRPDGMLADIAPTILELAGIAEPADMSGTSLIVQGNTPQK
- a CDS encoding DUF2975 domain-containing protein, with product MQIVSEKGVSGAVKYLLDIVLAVGAASVAGLPFALKRGFENTIWTSGENYWFLLVFLFGTGLLGLGMVFELRQIFLRINEHNPFQRPNVISLKRIAVLALLISAAYIIKIFFYISFLTIIVAVAFLVFGLAGLVFSELFRQAVDVKEEYDLTI
- a CDS encoding alpha/beta hydrolase, which encodes MAILKGAEPFLLPGGEHGILLVHGFTGSPSEMRLLGESLQKEGYTVLAPRLPGHGTSPSHMAQTRWMDWYGAVEDAYHVLRGLCREVSVAGLSMGGLLALKLAAEYPVKTVTALSAPIYIADKRLKWLPLYRVVRQYVPKRRRPLNVDPIYSVGYDRTPLTSLASLLDLIGQVDTVLPRLTAPLLIVQSKAEHTVCPRSAVHILERAGSREKKIVWLTRSGHIVTLDNERHTVFTAIASFLSEPEPGMNSIQFND
- the tpiA gene encoding triose-phosphate isomerase, with protein sequence MRKPIIAGNWKMHKTVRESLDFIRELREIKFDTSKAEVVVCPNFTALHEAGQALAGSGIGLGAQNMHWEKQGAYTGEVSPAMLQDAGCRYVIIGHSERRQYFAETDQGVNHKAKAALQQGLTPILCVGETLEEREAGQTEAVVGRQVKGGLEGLESGQVTQLVIAYEPVWAIGTGRTASAQDANGVCAFIRRTVAGIFGQDSAAKVRIQYGGSVKADNIAELMDQPDIDGALVGGASLDAAAFAKIINYR
- the eno gene encoding phosphopyruvate hydratase; translated protein: MTTITDIFAREIMDSRGNPTVEVDVLLEDGTMGRAAVPSGASTGAYEAIELRDDDKSRYLGKGVLKAVDNVNSLIAPEIVGMDALDQIGVDQAMLELDGTPNKAKLGANAILGVSMAVAKAAAGSLGMSLYQYLGGINAKQLPVPMMNILNGGKHADNNVDIQEFMIMPVGAKSFAEALRMNAEIYHSLKKVLKDRGLATAIGDEGGFAPNLASNEEAIQVILSAVEKAGYKPGEQIFLAIDAASTEFYQDGKYNLAGEGVVKTPEQMVEYYAQLAEKYPIISLEDGLAEDDWEGWALLTKRLGGKIQLVGDDLFVTNTTRLSRGIKEGIANSILVKVNQIGSLTETFDAIEMAKRAGYTCVISHRSGETEDATIADIAVAVNAGQIKTGAPARTDRVAKYNQLLRIEEELGPLAQYRGREVFYNLKK
- the smpB gene encoding SsrA-binding protein SmpB, producing MDKAPKAIKIAAENRKARHDYHIHETYEAGIVLTGTEVKSLRAGKANLKDSYARVENSEVFLHNLHISPYEQGNRFNHEPLRTRKLLLHRFEINKLIGKVREKGYALVPLKLYFSRGKVKVDLALATGKKLYDKRDDIAERDAKREMDRAFRERQKE
- the rnr gene encoding ribonuclease R, translated to MDLKEKILTFMRHEAYRPLLADDLAAQMQVSGKELNAFFAELGRLEADAGVIKTRYGKYGLPEKMNLVVGRLAINHKGFGFVISENPDEPDVFISSGSLASAMHNDRVVARVHTHKTGPDKKREGEVIRIVERANQRIVGTFESSRNFGFVIPDDIRITNDIFIPKDEAGSAKSGMKVVAEIVKWPEKHKSAEGKIVEILGKSGDPGIEVLSILKRHNLSEDFPKPVLRAASEAPETISPEEISGRRDLRHLPIVTIDGEDAKDLDDAVYVERQSNGNYLLGVYIADVSHYVREGLALDKEARQRGTSVYMVDRVLPMLPPRLSNGICSLNAGQDRLGLSIHMEINERGQVVHYELFPAVIRVKDRLTYTVVRSILTEPESELRNQYRHQVAHLEEMERLCRILRDKRMRRGAIDFDFPEIKVKLDEKGKPLELVKRVRTIAESIIEEFMLAANEAVAEHLSNLKIPSLYRIHEEPESEKITRLNVLLHNFDLKLVNTEEVEPMALQKVLQKIAGTPEEKIISTIVLRSMKQARYEADNLGHFGLAAEYYTHFTSPIRRYPDLIVHRLVHETLKTGGLTPKRRKKLEEILPEIAFHSSERERAAAEAERESVDLKKVEYMEQFVGEEYPGIISGVTAFGLFIELENGVEGLVHVSSMDDDYYQYIEDQYALIGERSRKIYRLGDPVQIKVIKVNQETRTIDFALTSETARNQRSLPAEKKTRGRGEKSKKGKIGKTGQTGKSDKQANQSHKTESAPVKADKAKKAKSKAGRKPKK
- a CDS encoding DUF4349 domain-containing protein; amino-acid sequence: MNIRLRTGIAGAAIMLLMAILLGCSANPGIKDESAPARPVDQKIDQKKIAATAADNRGGVSPQAEVEKKIIESATLGLETSKPEDLEKMVLALIAERQGDVNNINISLTGSGLRHGAYTLRIPQGKLKETVDAVSSLPNCVVRHKNISAQDVTEEYIDVNARLENMRRQEVRLREILNRAATVDEILKVENELTRVRTQLESAQAKLKAMNNRIEMSTIHLTIREVSLTAAPGFGGKLIGALNEGMEMAGETVLGTIVFAIGLLPLIVLGALVWLGRHKIKALIQGKKAAKQDQIKPPSL
- the ptsP gene encoding phosphoenolpyruvate--protein phosphotransferase → MAVAAIKNRWQGIGASAGLALAKVWVMEPPASQNEFSIEAEGPVDFTAEQHRLAEAVEKTRQALLALEAQVKNEQGEKVAQIFAAHAALLDDPAFIGEARSRIASFSITARKAVTDVTAESVAMLESLDDEYFRERATDVKDVARQILEHLTGSKGQAHFPAIGDYIVVAPELTPAQTIALPKDRVAGFIVQKGGKTSHAAILARTYGIPAVIGLSQSWQELAGLFAARLDGEEGWVEPVEAAEYALQAGKNEGLQAVEDKAGEDSPWLKQFVLAANIGSPTDLPFVEKFQGQGIGLYRTEFLFMGNTLPSEEEQTEAYRQVIAACSPHLTIIRTLDIGGDKQAPALNLPRESNPFLGVRALRLCFERPELLMTQLRAIWRASAAGPAAVMFPMIAAREELRQAKDYLEQARQAVLTNGYPVGSLQVGIMIEIPSAAWIADKLAEEVDFFSIGTNDLTQYTLAVDRENSALASLNQPYHPAVLGLIARVSQAAKARGVWTGICGEAGGDPLLPPFFAALGIDELSMAPGQLPKVRRKLAGLPFAPGEADSLVSRILDCATHDEVKAILQNY